The Aerococcus christensenii genome segment GATAGGAAAAATAAGATAAAATTTTTCCAGAAGGCAACATTTGTAAACTCTTTTGCGTATAAAGATACTTCACATAAAGAGCCCAATGTGAAAAATTATCATAATGAATCAGTTGAACCGATTGCGTTAATAAAATAGCAAATAAAAGCCAACTGCATAATAATTAGCGGGCATTTTGAATGACTTCATTGTATAAACGGTATACAATAATCCCAAGATTCCTCCTAACAATAAGCCATAACTTCCCCACTGAAGAACCCCTCCTAAGCCTGCAAAATAGTGAATAACTGATTGAAAAGCTACCGCTAAGAAGGTTGATATGAAATAATCCAGCTTTAAATGCTCAGAAAAAAATAAAATATATCCTAATTGCGTCATTCCAAATAAAATCCATCGCATTATTTTATTCCTATACTCTAAAATTCATTTTCCTTATACCTTCAAACTTGAAATGCTTCCCTCAAAAAAGCATTCTGAACATCTTTTTTTCAAAATTTTTCAACTCCCTAAAAATTTACAGAAAACAAATAGCAGTGATTAACATTTGCTATCACTGCTATTCAGAAAGCTTCTCATTCGTAAAAAGTTTGATCTTTATTTTTTCTTTTCTACATAATCTACAAGATCTTGGACAGTTTCCAAGTCCATATCTTCCTCATCAATACTAATCTCAAATTCATCTTCAATGTCATTAATGATTTGAAAAATATCCAAAGAATCCGCATCTAATTCTTCTTGTAAACGAGTAGTAGGTTGAACCTCTTCTTTTTTGAGGTCTAATTGGTCACAGATTAAGCCTTGAATAATTTCGAATGTTGTCATAATATCTTCCTCCATTTTTCCTTAATTCATACCCATTGTACTAAATTTAATGTCTAAGTTAAACTCCCCATTCTTTAGAGAGCAAGGATATCAGTCATTGACTAGTATAAAAGAGGAAACTTCCCTAGGGAAGCTTCCTCTTTTAGCTATCCACTGAATATTTCGCTATCTATTCTTTTTTAAGGCAAAAACTCTTCTATATCTTTAAAATTTACAGCTGTACGTTCTTCTAAAATATCATAGGCTCCGATATCTGATAGGTCCCAATCAATTTTTAAAATAGCTGAATTTATTAACAATTTTTCGATAGTTCCTTTAATCGTATAGGCTCTAAAAGTAAATTTTATCCGATCACCGACACTTGGACGAACAGATTCTTTCACTTGGTCAATAATTTTATTTGCTTCTTCACAAGGCAACTCTAGTAAATTTGCAATTCTGGAGTTAGATGTTCCTCGTCTTAATTCAGATTCTACTAATGCCTGCATGTCTGCGGAAATTTTTGGCTTGCGTCCCATCCAATCGCCTCTCTATCTCTATTAAAACCCCATTTTTGTTTATTATATATCAATTTGAAGAAAAAGACAAATTTAAGCCTAGAAGCCTAAAAAGACCTCGATCTTAACATCGAAGTCTTCTGATTCACCTTAATCTTCTGCGATATAGCCTCTCTCATCTCCATGAGAAAATTTCCATAAAAGAGTCCCTATAATTCCTCCAACAATAGCGACAGATACCCATCCAAAACCCTGAGCACCTAAAGGTACGCATTGCACAATGGGTTGCAGATAAGTTGTCCCTATTCCAGACATTGCAAAGGCTTCAATTAGCGTATAAATCACCGTCAGAAGCACTGCACCTTTGGTTGCTCCATCGTTAGGAATTTTCTGCCTAAACAAACCAATGAATGTCACAATAATCCCTATCGGATAAGCGACCGCAAAGAAAGGACTACTTAGTCCAATAATACGTTCCACACCGATATCTGCTTGGAATACACAGAAAATACAGAAAATTAACACGGTCACCTTATAAGAAATCCGATGACGTAACAAAGTCGAAGTAAAATCTGCCACCGCTGTCAGCAAACCCACCGCCGTGGTTAAACAAGCTAAAATAACAGTAATGGAGAGAATTAATTGTCCTGCCGGTCCAATAGTCAACTTGACAATTTGACTTAATAAATCTGTTCGTTCAATACTTGGATCGAAAGTCGAAGAACCTGAAGCACCAATCCACAATAAACTTCCATAAATAAATAATAAAAGGCCTGAAGCGATAGCAGAAGCTATATAGGTCATTTTTAAACCTTCTTGAGGACTGTACTTCTTATGCTTAATAGTCATCACCATCACACTTGAAAAAAGAAGTCCTGTAACCAAATCTCCCATTTGATATCCTTCAGAAAAGGCCCAAGCAAATGGGGTTTCAATCTTAGAAGGAGCCATGTTTGTCTCTAAAGGATTTACAATTCCGGCTAAAATAATAACCACAATCATAATGATGAGGGTCGGCGTCAAGTAGCGTCCGATCTTATCGACTGCCCCTAATTTATCAACCGTCAAAAAATAAACAACTGTAAAAAAGATAATCAAAACGGCCAAATGCGGCACTTGAGGAAGCAAGGTACGAAATCCCACTTCATAAGTCGTTGCCCCTGTTCTAGGAATTAAAATAAACAAGGCAATTAGATACATCGTTAAAATATTAAAAATAATGTAAAACCATGAAGCAATGGGTTTGGTGACTTTTTGAATCGATCCTCCCCCCTTAACTACACCTACCATGGAGAGAACAGAGACCAAAATTCCCGTTAAAGCCAAACCTAAGATCGCTTTTATCCATTGATTTCCTACTAAAATACCCATATAAGGCGGGAAAACCAGATTGCCCGCTCCAAAAAACGTCGCAAATAAGGTAAAGCCAACTACTAAGGTATCTACTATAAACTTCCTATTTTTCATGATTATTACCCTCCCCTTATTCTGATCGACATTTTTATAGGTATCCTATCTCCTAAACGGGCCCCCCAATCCATTCTTCAAAAACTTCTTGGTTGCGTTTCCTATAAATTTTTGTCGTACTCGTCCTATTTAAGCACAATCTTAAGACAAAAATCAAGTCCTCTCTCAATTTTATTTTTTTTATTTCTTTTTTTTTCATCTTCTTAAAATGAAATAAAGAAAGCGATTAAGCAGTACTTATTTCATTTTAAAAATGAAGATTTAATAACTTTTTAGTTTCTTCGTACGCTTTATTGACTCGATTTTGCGTTTGACTATCTAATTTTCCGTAATACTTGCCGCCTTCTATCCAATCTTCTAGGACATAGGTTGAATAATCAAAAAGTCCAAAGCCATGTCCAGATTTTCCATTTGGAACACGATTTACCCAAGTAGGATGAACCTTGGCTTGTGCAAGATAAGTGTGTGTGTTATCCTTCTTGATTGTCAAGTCTACTAAACATCCTCGCTCTGTCCACTTATTGTCTAAGGTTTCTATACGTTGATTAGAAATAAAATTCCCCATAGAATAAATAATGAACTTCTTCTCTCCATCTTTTTCAACCACTTCTGTCGGTTCAACCACATGAGGATGTCCCCCAATGACAAGATCTGCTCCCCATTCAATCATGCGATGATAGAGTGCCTTCTGTTCAGGTGTTGGTGACAATTGATACTCCACTCCCATATGGGGCATAACTAAAATAATATCTGCCACTTTTTCAGCGTATTCAATTTCTTCTTTTATGCGGTTTTCATCCAAATCACTCATATGTTTTTCATAGTCTTCTTGAGAAAGGTTTTGTTCCATCCCATTATATCCATAGGAATAATTCAAAAGAGCGATCTTAATCCCATTCACTTCTTTGACTAATATATTTTCTTTGGCACGCGTCGGTTCTGTGTAAGCTCCTATCACGTACATTCCACGATCTTCAAAAGCTTTCTTTGTAGAATACACACCTGGTAAATTCATATCTAAAATATGATTATTGGCAATAGCCATCACATCGTATCCCGTATCCTTAATGGCATCTGCCACCTCAATAGGCGCATTAAACAAAGGATAACCCGCTAATTCTCTCTCTGGCGTAATTGTTCCTTCATAATCCGCAATAGCTAAGTCTGCCTGTTGGATCCAATCTTTCACATAGCGATAATTATTTCGAAAATCATAACTCCCATCGTCCTGCTTAGCAGACCAATAGACAATATCATGATAAAGTAAATCTCCATTAATCATCACACGGGCACTAGATTCTGCCTGTCTCTTTCCATTTTCTAAAGAAGGCCCTTTTCCTACCTTTACTAAAAGCAAAAGTAAAAGAACGACAGTTACTAAAAGAGCGAGTGTTAACTTTAAGTACCGTTTAATATTCATACGATCTCCTCTTCTTTATTTGAATGTATGTGAGCGACTAAAAACTATTTTTGACTTTATATAATTATTCGATTAGGAATTGGAAAGATCCAAAATGAAGCGAAGATCATCAATACTCAAATGAGAAGCTTGACCCATTTCTTCTTCATTAAAGAGCTCATCAAATAGCTGACGTTTTTCTTCTTGGAGTTCTGCAATTCTTTCCTCAATCGTTCCCTCTGTAATCAACCGATAAACTTGCACATCTTTGGTTTGACCAATTCTATGCGCCCGTCCAATCGCTTGTTCTTCTACCGAAGGATTCCACCAAAGGTCATAAAGAAAGACAGTATCTGCTCCAGTAAGATTAATCCCAACTCCCCCTGCACGTAAAGAGATCAAGAAAACAGAACCTTCTCCATTATTAAAGGCCGTCACTTGACGTTGACGTTCTTTCTTTTTCGTTTTTCCTTCAATAATAAAGCTAGAAATTCCCTGTTCATCTAAGTATTTCTTAATGATTGAGAGCATCGAAGTGAACTGAGAAAACACTAATACTCGCCGTTTATTATCCAAAGCATTTTCAAGTAACTGTTTAAAATACTCAAACTTACCTGATTTCCCTTGGTAGTCTTCCTTAATTAAAGCCGGATGACAACAGATCTGCCGTAGCCGTGTAATAGCTGAAAGCATTTCTAAATGTAAGTTTTTCTTAGAACCAGCATCTCCATTCAAACGCTCCTGTATATCTTTAAGATAAGCCAAATAAATCGCCTTTTGATCCGTTTCAAGGCTTGCCAATTGATTATGAACAGATTTATTAGGCAATTCCAACGCCACTTCTTCCTTTGTTCTTCTTAAAACAAAAGGACTGACCAAAGTACGTATCGTAGCGACAGGTAAATTCTGGAAATCCCGTTTGGATGGCAAAAGTCCTGGCAAAATCATCTGCATTAAAGCCCAAAATTCACTCAAATTATTCTCTAGAGGCGTTCCGGATAAGCCGATTCGCATACCTGCTGACTGCTCTGCCATCGTTTGATAGAGAATAGTTTGTTCATTTTTCAAGGCCTGTGCTTCATCCAATATCAAGATATCAAAGAAATCCTTTTGGTAGGCTTCACAGTCATTGCGGTAAGAATAATACGAAGAAATCCAAATGGAATGAGGATGTTCCTGGCGTATCTTTTCTCTTTCTTCGGCATTGCCATCAATCACTATTGCTGGAAGCGTTGGGGCGAAGCGATGAAATTCACTTCTCCAATTATAAATAACCGATGCTGGCGCTAAAATTAAGACCTTAGCTTCGGGTAACTGATCATAATAATCCGCCAAAAATCCAATAGCTTGGACCGTCTTCCCTAGTCCCATCTCATCTGCCAATAGTCCGCCGAGATTATATTTAGATAGTTGATTGAGCCATTGGACAGCATAGGATTGATAATCTGCTAATTCTGCCTTTAATTGAGGACTGGTCTGATAATCTGACCGATTAGGATGAATGATATCCTCATAAAATTGTTCAAAATCAACCGTTTGGCCTAAGGCATCTGCAAATTTTAAGGCTTGATAGGCTGGTAAACTAGCGCCATTTTTAAATGATTTCATATGTTGACGCAATTGCTTCAACATCGTATTTTGTTGAGGTGTGATAATGTTCTTTAAATTAATAATTTTCCCGTCATCTAATTGAACATAGGATTGATCCTTACTAATGGCTTGAAGAATCTGATTCACTTGCTCATCATTAACATCATCCATAGTAAAAGCAATTTTTAATAATCGATGACCAGGATTAGGCTCTACTTGCATCTTAAATTGAGATGATTTATCTTGCCAATGGGACAAGGCCTTACTATAAGTAACCTGCCACTCGTCAGGAATCAAATTCAATAAATGATCTAACCCTAACATGGTCTCATTAAAATCACTAAATCGCCGACTAAACTGAAGACCCTTACGATTAAAACCTAATTTTTCTAAGAAATGAGCTGCGTATTCTTCTGAAAACAAATCTCTTAAAATAATGCCATCACTCGGCTCATGCGTCTTCTTTGCTTGCTGTGTCAAACAATATTCCCCATAATGATAAATAAAGGTCACTAATAGTTTCTCTTGTTTAACATCAATCACAGCTTCCAGATTCAAAGGTCCCATGCCATCTGCAAATTTCAACAAAACAACATTATTAATCAGGCCATGTGCCAAAATTTGATAACCAAAATAAGAAATAAACTCTTGAGTTTCTTTCTCTGTCATAAGCCATTTATAATTATGATCAGCAAAAAGAATCTGCAAGGCCTGTAAATCTTCAAAATACTGAATCGAGGCATGTACCCGATAAAAATCTTTTCCATCATAAATTAATTGATAATGTTTGTATAAACGCATGAGAGGATTCATAATCACTAAAAAAGAATCTCCCTCTTTCTGTAATTCCAGAAGAACTGGACGCCCCTTTGTTTTTAATTCAGGGGTGACCGGCTGCTCATCCAACATAAATACCACTTGTGAGGTTTCTGTTTCAGGATAGAGCGTCAAGATTTCTCGTAAATGTACCGCATCCAAATAAAATCTTTGACTATTCTGATGGGATAAAGGAATGTTCATTCCCTCTGTTATACTCTGGCTTGAAAGGTGATAAGCAGATTCTAACTGCTTCAAAACTTCATAAACCTTCTCTTCAAAAGCCGTTTTTATCAACCATACCCGTTGATCATGGCGCGAAGATAAGTGATAAGCTTCTTCTTCTCCAAATTTTTGGAAGAAATCCGACAAATCTTGAACATAGTAACAGTGATCAAATCCTAATTTGATTCTCAAATAAAATAACCGCTCGTTCGTTAATTGAAAGGGATACACGGTCTCTTCATGCAGTTCAAAAATGACCTTTAACTGCTCCACTTCAGCCAAATTATTTATCGATTCATGTCGACAAATCCGGTGACGATAATTTTCAAGCAAGCCTTGAATAGAAGGATGTTGATCCATAATATTATCCGGGTAGCAAAATAATGGATGCTTGGAATATTTCATTGAACGAACAACTTCATGATCCTTCAGAAAAAGTTCAACCGCCGTTGTATGAGGGCAATAGGATTTTTGTTGCCAAATCGGGCAATGACAGATATCCTCTTCTTTTCCTGTTCCATCCAAAATGACTTCATATTTCTTGTCATCTATCACTTCACTTCGCCAAATATGCTTATCTTCATTTGGAATAACCTTTAACACGCGCCCTTGATCCACGAGTTCACGTGCTT includes the following:
- a CDS encoding acyl carrier protein, which codes for MTTFEIIQGLICDQLDLKKEEVQPTTRLQEELDADSLDIFQIINDIEDEFEISIDEEDMDLETVQDLVDYVEKKK
- the brnQ gene encoding branched-chain amino acid transport system II carrier protein produces the protein MKNRKFIVDTLVVGFTLFATFFGAGNLVFPPYMGILVGNQWIKAILGLALTGILVSVLSMVGVVKGGGSIQKVTKPIASWFYIIFNILTMYLIALFILIPRTGATTYEVGFRTLLPQVPHLAVLIIFFTVVYFLTVDKLGAVDKIGRYLTPTLIIMIVVIILAGIVNPLETNMAPSKIETPFAWAFSEGYQMGDLVTGLLFSSVMVMTIKHKKYSPQEGLKMTYIASAIASGLLLFIYGSLLWIGASGSSTFDPSIERTDLLSQIVKLTIGPAGQLILSITVILACLTTAVGLLTAVADFTSTLLRHRISYKVTVLIFCIFCVFQADIGVERIIGLSSPFFAVAYPIGIIVTFIGLFRQKIPNDGATKGAVLLTVIYTLIEAFAMSGIGTTYLQPIVQCVPLGAQGFGWVSVAIVGGIIGTLLWKFSHGDERGYIAED
- a CDS encoding CapA family protein, with translation MNIKRYLKLTLALLVTVVLLLLLLVKVGKGPSLENGKRQAESSARVMINGDLLYHDIVYWSAKQDDGSYDFRNNYRYVKDWIQQADLAIADYEGTITPERELAGYPLFNAPIEVADAIKDTGYDVMAIANNHILDMNLPGVYSTKKAFEDRGMYVIGAYTEPTRAKENILVKEVNGIKIALLNYSYGYNGMEQNLSQEDYEKHMSDLDENRIKEEIEYAEKVADIILVMPHMGVEYQLSPTPEQKALYHRMIEWGADLVIGGHPHVVEPTEVVEKDGEKKFIIYSMGNFISNQRIETLDNKWTERGCLVDLTIKKDNTHTYLAQAKVHPTWVNRVPNGKSGHGFGLFDYSTYVLEDWIEGGKYYGKLDSQTQNRVNKAYEETKKLLNLHF
- a CDS encoding DEAD/DEAH box helicase — encoded protein: MRWSIPNKMIMEARELVDQGRVLKVIPNEDKHIWRSEVIDDKKYEVILDGTGKEEDICHCPIWQQKSYCPHTTAVELFLKDHEVVRSMKYSKHPLFCYPDNIMDQHPSIQGLLENYRHRICRHESINNLAEVEQLKVIFELHEETVYPFQLTNERLFYLRIKLGFDHCYYVQDLSDFFQKFGEEEAYHLSSRHDQRVWLIKTAFEEKVYEVLKQLESAYHLSSQSITEGMNIPLSHQNSQRFYLDAVHLREILTLYPETETSQVVFMLDEQPVTPELKTKGRPVLLELQKEGDSFLVIMNPLMRLYKHYQLIYDGKDFYRVHASIQYFEDLQALQILFADHNYKWLMTEKETQEFISYFGYQILAHGLINNVVLLKFADGMGPLNLEAVIDVKQEKLLVTFIYHYGEYCLTQQAKKTHEPSDGIILRDLFSEEYAAHFLEKLGFNRKGLQFSRRFSDFNETMLGLDHLLNLIPDEWQVTYSKALSHWQDKSSQFKMQVEPNPGHRLLKIAFTMDDVNDEQVNQILQAISKDQSYVQLDDGKIINLKNIITPQQNTMLKQLRQHMKSFKNGASLPAYQALKFADALGQTVDFEQFYEDIIHPNRSDYQTSPQLKAELADYQSYAVQWLNQLSKYNLGGLLADEMGLGKTVQAIGFLADYYDQLPEAKVLILAPASVIYNWRSEFHRFAPTLPAIVIDGNAEEREKIRQEHPHSIWISSYYSYRNDCEAYQKDFFDILILDEAQALKNEQTILYQTMAEQSAGMRIGLSGTPLENNLSEFWALMQMILPGLLPSKRDFQNLPVATIRTLVSPFVLRRTKEEVALELPNKSVHNQLASLETDQKAIYLAYLKDIQERLNGDAGSKKNLHLEMLSAITRLRQICCHPALIKEDYQGKSGKFEYFKQLLENALDNKRRVLVFSQFTSMLSIIKKYLDEQGISSFIIEGKTKKKERQRQVTAFNNGEGSVFLISLRAGGVGINLTGADTVFLYDLWWNPSVEEQAIGRAHRIGQTKDVQVYRLITEGTIEERIAELQEEKRQLFDELFNEEEMGQASHLSIDDLRFILDLSNS